The Achromobacter deleyi genome has a window encoding:
- the phnL gene encoding phosphonate C-P lyase system protein PhnL, with product MSAKKTMVEARGLGKMFTLHNQGGMRLPVLESVDFDAAAGDCLVLAGPSGTGKSTLLRCLYGNYLATEGSIRVRAGDQWVELVGAPEQRILALRRDVIGYVSQFLRVIPRVSALEVVAEPLRMAGVDGEEARARATALLQRLNVPPRLWGLAPATFSGGEQQRVNIARGFIAGHPILLLDEPTASLDADNRRVVIELIHEALAGGRCLLGIFHDAEVRDAVATQTLALRPAQPATADME from the coding sequence ATGAGCGCAAAAAAAACCATGGTAGAGGCGCGGGGCCTCGGAAAGATGTTCACCCTGCACAACCAGGGCGGCATGCGCCTGCCGGTGCTTGAGTCTGTCGACTTCGATGCGGCCGCGGGCGACTGCCTGGTGCTGGCAGGGCCGTCGGGCACCGGCAAAAGCACCTTGCTGCGCTGCCTGTACGGCAACTATCTGGCGACCGAAGGCAGCATCCGCGTGCGCGCCGGGGACCAGTGGGTGGAGCTGGTGGGCGCGCCGGAGCAGCGCATCCTGGCGCTGCGCCGCGACGTGATCGGCTATGTCAGTCAGTTCCTGCGCGTGATACCGCGAGTCTCGGCGCTGGAGGTCGTGGCCGAACCGCTGCGCATGGCGGGAGTGGACGGCGAAGAGGCCCGCGCGCGCGCCACCGCCTTGCTGCAACGCCTGAACGTGCCGCCGCGTCTATGGGGGCTGGCCCCGGCCACCTTCTCCGGCGGCGAGCAGCAGCGGGTGAACATCGCACGCGGCTTCATCGCGGGGCATCCGATCCTGCTGCTGGACGAACCCACTGCCTCGCTGGATGCGGACAACCGGCGCGTGGTGATCGAACTTATCCACGAGGCCCTGGCCGGCGGGCGCTGCCTGCTGGGTATCTTCCACGACGCCGAGGTGCGCGACGCGGTAGCCACCCAGACCCTCGCCTTGCGCCCCGCGCAGCCCGCCACGGCGGACATGGAGTAA
- a CDS encoding alpha-D-ribose 1-methylphosphonate 5-triphosphate diphosphatase codes for MHSTYLTHARVVLSDRILENSAVLIDDGRIVAIEPDGAQADREINLQGQTLMPGLIDLHCDAIEKEAEPRSRVLFPLDFAVAQVDRRNAAAGITTPYHALSFANNEWGVRNNQTAAQVVRTVRAFRHHSLVDNRVHCRYEVTDETSVDVLRALMDEGAVDLLSVMDHSPGQGQFKTLESYLQYMMGNHSMSREQAEEAAQSKARSKDGAVARVEALLSHAHALGIPTASHDDDSIQRIATMRNLGVAMSEFPITLDTARAAVSCGLPTILGAPNVLRGQSQSGSMRAIDAIRAGVASCLCSDYQPSTLIAAAFAVAAQTDLTLPQAIALVTLNPADACGLSDRGRIAVGLRADLVSVAQVGAQPLISHTWSAGRLVFSTHYPPVCSQEGRVGEPQSLAA; via the coding sequence ATGCATAGCACTTACCTCACTCACGCCCGCGTGGTGTTGTCCGACCGGATCCTGGAAAACAGCGCCGTGCTGATCGACGATGGCCGCATCGTCGCCATCGAGCCGGACGGCGCGCAGGCGGACCGCGAGATCAACCTGCAGGGCCAGACCCTGATGCCGGGCCTGATCGACCTGCATTGCGACGCCATTGAAAAGGAAGCCGAGCCGCGTTCGCGCGTGCTGTTCCCGCTGGACTTCGCGGTGGCGCAGGTGGACCGCCGCAATGCGGCGGCCGGCATCACGACTCCCTATCACGCCTTGTCCTTCGCCAACAATGAATGGGGAGTGCGCAACAACCAGACCGCCGCGCAGGTGGTCCGCACGGTGCGCGCCTTCCGGCACCACAGCCTGGTGGACAACCGGGTGCATTGCCGCTACGAAGTGACCGACGAGACCTCGGTGGACGTGCTGCGCGCCCTGATGGACGAGGGCGCCGTCGACCTGTTGTCGGTGATGGATCATTCGCCCGGCCAGGGCCAGTTCAAGACGCTGGAGTCCTACCTGCAATACATGATGGGCAATCATTCGATGAGCCGCGAGCAGGCCGAGGAAGCCGCGCAGTCCAAGGCGCGCTCCAAGGACGGCGCGGTCGCGCGGGTGGAAGCGCTGCTGTCGCACGCGCATGCGTTGGGCATCCCCACGGCCAGCCATGACGACGATTCGATCCAGCGCATCGCCACGATGCGTAATCTGGGGGTGGCGATGAGCGAATTTCCCATCACCCTGGATACGGCGCGGGCGGCGGTGTCCTGCGGCCTGCCCACCATCCTGGGCGCGCCCAACGTGCTGCGCGGCCAGAGCCAGAGCGGGTCCATGCGTGCCATCGACGCCATACGCGCGGGCGTGGCGAGCTGCCTGTGCTCGGACTACCAGCCGTCCACGCTGATCGCCGCCGCCTTCGCCGTGGCCGCGCAGACTGACCTGACCCTGCCCCAGGCCATCGCCCTGGTCACGCTGAATCCGGCCGATGCCTGCGGGCTGTCGGACCGGGGCCGTATCGCGGTGGGCTTGCGGGCGGATCTGGTGTCGGTGGCCCAGGTGGGCGCCCAGCCCCTGATCAGTCACACCTGGTCGGCCGGCCGGCTGGTATTCTCGACCCACTATCCGCCGGTATGCTCGCAAGAGGGCAGGGTGGGCGAACCGCAGAGCCTCGCGGCCTGA
- a CDS encoding dicarboxylate/amino acid:cation symporter: MNTKKLTRYIGIAMVLGIVVGYFCNKYAQNQQEAAQIASYFSLITDIFLRMIKMIIAPLVFATLVTGLASMSDASAVGRIGMRAMIWFIAASAISLLLGLALVNIFQPGAHMNLAIPDAGLTSGLKTGDFTLKAFIAHVFPKSIAEAMANNEILQILVFSLFFGAALSFIRGKGHNTIYNMIDELAKIMFRVTDYVMRFAPLGVFAAMAAAITTEGLGVLVSYGKLIGEFYLGLALLWAILFGVGYLFLGKSTFRLGGLIKEPTLLAFSTASSESAYPKTIEALERFGVSKRISGFVLPLGYSFNLDGSMMYQSFAVLFIAQAYNIEMSFAQQLTLLLVLMVTSKGMAGVARASLVVVAATLPMFHLPEAGLLLIMGIDQFFDMGRTATNVVGNSLATAVIAKLEGKEEDLPVEPPADGAQAAPPATQNA, translated from the coding sequence ATGAACACTAAGAAGCTGACGCGTTATATCGGCATCGCCATGGTGCTGGGCATCGTGGTGGGCTATTTCTGCAACAAGTATGCGCAGAACCAGCAGGAGGCGGCGCAGATCGCCTCGTACTTCAGCCTCATCACGGACATCTTCCTGCGCATGATCAAGATGATCATCGCGCCGCTCGTGTTCGCCACCCTGGTGACCGGCCTGGCCAGCATGAGCGACGCCAGCGCCGTCGGCCGCATCGGCATGCGCGCCATGATCTGGTTCATCGCCGCCTCCGCAATTTCGCTGCTGCTGGGCCTGGCGCTGGTCAATATCTTCCAGCCCGGCGCGCACATGAACCTGGCGATACCGGACGCGGGCCTGACCTCCGGCCTGAAGACCGGCGACTTCACGCTCAAGGCCTTCATCGCGCACGTGTTCCCCAAGAGCATCGCGGAAGCCATGGCCAACAACGAGATCCTCCAGATCCTGGTGTTCTCGCTGTTCTTCGGCGCGGCGCTGTCGTTCATTCGCGGCAAGGGCCACAACACCATCTACAACATGATCGACGAGCTGGCCAAGATCATGTTCCGCGTGACCGACTATGTGATGCGCTTTGCGCCGCTGGGCGTGTTCGCCGCCATGGCCGCCGCCATCACCACGGAAGGCCTGGGCGTGCTGGTCAGCTACGGCAAGCTGATAGGCGAGTTCTACCTGGGCCTGGCCTTGCTGTGGGCCATCCTGTTCGGCGTCGGCTACCTGTTCCTGGGCAAGTCCACCTTCCGTCTGGGCGGCCTGATCAAGGAACCGACCCTGCTGGCCTTCTCCACCGCCAGCAGCGAATCGGCCTATCCCAAGACCATCGAGGCCCTGGAGCGTTTTGGCGTGTCCAAGCGCATTTCGGGCTTTGTGCTGCCGCTGGGCTATTCGTTCAACCTGGACGGCTCGATGATGTACCAGTCCTTCGCGGTGCTGTTCATCGCGCAGGCCTACAACATCGAAATGAGCTTCGCACAGCAGCTGACCCTGCTGCTGGTGCTGATGGTGACCAGCAAGGGAATGGCCGGCGTGGCGCGCGCCTCGCTCGTCGTGGTGGCCGCGACGCTGCCGATGTTCCACCTGCCCGAAGCCGGCCTGCTGCTGATCATGGGCATCGACCAGTTCTTCGACATGGGCCGCACCGCGACCAACGTGGTGGGCAACAGCCTGGCCACGGCCGTCATCGCGAAGCTGGAAGGCAAGGAAGAGGACCTGCCCGTCGAGCCCCCCGCCGATGGCGCGCAGGCCGCTCCGCCCGCCACCCAGAACGCATAA